Genomic window (Candidatus Thermoplasmatota archaeon):
AATATTTTGTATAACAATTTTTAAATCTTTATACACGTCAACCCCGAGTTTTCTTAGTTTATCCGCTATTATGTTTACTGTTTTTCTTACATCCTCAACGTTTTTTGCACCAGTACAATTAGCTTTTCCACTCCTGAAAAGAAGCGTAGCGGTTTTCGGGTTACTTAAACGGTATACTAGTCCTGGGAACTGTTCTGGTTCGTACTCAGCTTCTTCTAATGATTGTGCTATTACGTCTAAATCCAGTTTATCTGCGAAGGATGTAGACGCTACAATATTTTCTACTTCTACATGTGGCATTATCTTCTCCTCCAGTTTTTTTATAAAACTCCTAAGGATGAAAGCTTTTCTTTCATCGTATCAATGGCACGGTGTACGTCATCCATTTTTTTTGCCCCTGTACAAACCATTTTACCGGAGCTAAAAAGAAGTATCACCGCACCTATATCACTCATCTTATAAACCAACCCAGGGAACTGTTCTGGTTCATACTCGACATTTTCCAAAAGCAAACCTTTTGCTATTGAACTAAGTTGTAGATCTTTTTTGAGGTCAGCAGATGCTACAATATTCTGTGTTATAACCTCAATTTCATCAGGTGTGTCTATACCATTTTTTTTCATCTCACTGATTAGTGTTGTTATTGTCTCTTTTGCTTGTTCTATTGATTTGGCACCCGTGCAGATAACTTTGCCGCTGGAAAATATGAGAGCAGCTGTTTTCTGTTCTTCAAAATGTAAAATAAGACCAGGGAACTCATCAGGGTTGTACTTTGAATCAGGTATTTTCTCAGCGAGGCTTTTAATGTCTATTTTTTCTGCTAGCTGGGCAGAAACCACAATATTTTCAACGTTTATATCAACCATATAAGTTTTAGCCTTCCCTCCTTAGAGTATATAAAGCGTTTTTATATAGGTTTCGTTCAAAATATGATAAAAAACAGGAAAAAGTAGTTTTACCAGA
Coding sequences:
- a CDS encoding TATA-box-binding protein; amino-acid sequence: MVDINVENIVVSAQLAEKIDIKSLAEKIPDSKYNPDEFPGLILHFEEQKTAALIFSSGKVICTGAKSIEQAKETITTLISEMKKNGIDTPDEIEVITQNIVASADLKKDLQLSSIAKGLLLENVEYEPEQFPGLVYKMSDIGAVILLFSSGKMVCTGAKKMDDVHRAIDTMKEKLSSLGVL
- a CDS encoding TATA-box-binding protein is translated as MPHVEVENIVASTSFADKLDLDVIAQSLEEAEYEPEQFPGLVYRLSNPKTATLLFRSGKANCTGAKNVEDVRKTVNIIADKLRKLGVDVYKDLKIVIQNIVAISDLGTELNLNEVAMGLGLENVEYEPEQFPGLVYRIKEPRVAMLLFGSGKIVCTGARKTEDVSLAVEKLSQELASLDLLKK